The following are encoded together in the Desulfococcus multivorans genome:
- a CDS encoding cobyric acid synthase — MSEAPCIAAFGTGSDVGKSVVATALNRIFLNRGLRTAPFKAQNMSNNSGVTPEGLEMGRAQIVQAEAARIPPHVDMNPILLKPTTDVGCQVVLMGEAVANQTAVEYHTRKAHLFDTACRALDRLRSRFDVVVMEGAGSCAEVNLMAHDIVNFPMAEYADAPVILIADIHRGGVFAQLVGTLACLPPERRDRIAGFIVNRFRGDIRLFDDGVKWIEANTGKPVFGVLPWYTHIAIEAEDSVIIESPPTVLPGRGTRPAVAVIRIPHISNFTDFDPLSAVKGLDLFFIEKVQDLSGFAAVILPGSKNTRFDLEWLKTTGWSRRLAAYAEKDGHILGICGGYQLLGNRVYDPQGLEGVPGTTEGLGLLPVETTLMAPKTTTLSRFAWGDVQGTGYEIHMGRTDRIGGAPLFTILAQNGAAPANTEDGCISDGGRIMATYMHGLFDTPAVTRRWLDTIGLGRLDTGDTPAGPAARDREYDRLAEHFENHVDTEAILRLIRRSPPGNTAV; from the coding sequence ATGTCTGAAGCCCCCTGCATCGCCGCCTTCGGCACCGGATCGGACGTCGGCAAGAGCGTCGTGGCCACGGCCCTGAACCGCATCTTCCTGAACCGGGGCTTGCGGACGGCGCCTTTCAAGGCCCAGAACATGTCCAACAACTCCGGTGTCACCCCGGAGGGACTCGAGATGGGGCGGGCTCAGATCGTCCAGGCCGAGGCGGCCCGGATCCCGCCCCACGTGGACATGAACCCCATCCTCCTCAAGCCGACCACCGACGTGGGCTGTCAGGTGGTCCTCATGGGGGAGGCCGTGGCCAACCAGACCGCCGTCGAGTATCACACCCGGAAGGCGCATCTCTTCGACACCGCCTGCCGCGCCCTCGACCGACTCCGGAGCCGATTTGACGTGGTGGTCATGGAGGGGGCCGGGTCCTGCGCCGAGGTCAACCTCATGGCCCACGACATCGTCAATTTTCCCATGGCCGAATATGCCGACGCGCCGGTGATCCTCATCGCGGACATCCACAGGGGCGGCGTGTTCGCCCAGTTGGTGGGGACCCTCGCCTGCCTGCCCCCCGAACGGCGGGACCGCATCGCCGGGTTCATCGTCAACCGGTTCCGGGGAGACATCCGACTCTTCGACGACGGGGTGAAGTGGATCGAGGCCAACACCGGGAAACCGGTCTTCGGCGTCCTGCCCTGGTACACCCACATCGCCATCGAGGCCGAGGATTCGGTGATCATCGAGAGCCCCCCCACGGTGCTGCCCGGCAGGGGAACGCGGCCGGCCGTGGCCGTAATCCGCATCCCCCACATCTCCAATTTCACGGATTTCGACCCCCTCTCGGCCGTCAAGGGCCTCGACCTCTTTTTCATTGAAAAGGTACAGGACCTCTCGGGCTTCGCTGCCGTGATCCTGCCCGGATCCAAGAACACCCGGTTCGACCTGGAGTGGCTCAAGACAACGGGCTGGAGCCGACGGCTCGCCGCCTACGCCGAAAAGGACGGCCACATTCTCGGGATCTGCGGGGGCTACCAGCTCCTGGGCAACCGTGTCTACGATCCCCAGGGCCTCGAAGGTGTCCCCGGCACCACTGAGGGGTTGGGCCTTCTGCCGGTGGAAACCACCCTGATGGCACCCAAGACCACGACCCTGAGCCGATTCGCCTGGGGAGACGTCCAGGGCACCGGATACGAAATCCACATGGGCCGGACCGACCGGATCGGCGGCGCACCGCTTTTCACGATCCTGGCCCAGAACGGGGCTGCTCCCGCAAATACCGAGGACGGCTGTATCAGCGACGGCGGCCGGATCATGGCCACATACATGCACGGTCTTTTCGACACGCCCGCCGTAACCCGCCGATGGCTCGACACCATCGGTCTCGGCCGTCTCGACACCGGCGACACCCCGGCCGGCCCGGCAGCCCGGGATCGGGAGTACGATCGCCTGGCCGAGCATTTCGAAAACCACGTGGACACCGAGGCGATTCTCCGTCTGATCCGCCGATCTCCTCCCGGAAACACCGCGGTATGA
- a CDS encoding U32 family peptidase C-terminal domain-containing protein: MTLDSPAVELLAPAGNPEKLEIAVYYGADAVYLAGKDFSLRNFSGNFTLEELDQAVTFAHRNGVRVYVACNIYPRTDETDRIAAYLGQLAEIGPDAVIIADPGVFAAARRIIPEIPIHISTQANITGLDAARFWRDLGARRVNLARELPLDDIRRIADGVDLEIEAFVHGAMCIAYSGRCLLSSFMTGRDANRGRCSHPCRFHYTLMEAKRPGQYYPIAEDGRGAYVFNSKDLCMIAHIPEMIDAGVRSLKIEGRMKGIHYLASVVKVYREAIDAALDRSEGRRYVVRPDWRETLAGVTRRGYCTGFYLRDPDQIVPEYNPPDSEIRQDFMGKVLERLSATDILLDVRNKITVGEAVSVFSAKGPPRPDVIRRITSETGDRLFHAQPNNRAILSLRGGASPLDLIHRAPADPAPLSEE, translated from the coding sequence GTGACGCTTGACAGCCCCGCCGTCGAACTGCTTGCGCCGGCCGGCAATCCCGAGAAGCTCGAGATCGCCGTCTATTACGGTGCCGACGCCGTCTATCTGGCGGGTAAGGACTTCAGCCTGAGAAACTTCTCCGGAAATTTCACCCTGGAAGAACTGGACCAGGCCGTCACCTTCGCCCATCGAAACGGCGTACGGGTCTATGTGGCGTGTAATATCTATCCCCGAACCGATGAAACGGACCGGATCGCCGCCTACCTGGGGCAGTTGGCCGAGATCGGGCCCGACGCCGTCATTATTGCCGATCCCGGGGTATTCGCCGCAGCCCGGCGCATCATCCCCGAAATCCCCATCCACATCAGCACCCAGGCCAACATCACCGGCCTCGACGCCGCCCGGTTCTGGCGGGATCTGGGGGCCCGCCGCGTCAATCTCGCCCGGGAACTCCCCCTCGATGACATCCGGAGAATCGCCGACGGCGTCGACCTGGAAATCGAGGCCTTTGTTCACGGCGCCATGTGCATCGCCTATTCGGGACGCTGCCTTCTGAGCAGTTTCATGACGGGACGGGACGCCAACCGGGGACGGTGCAGCCATCCCTGCAGGTTTCATTACACCCTCATGGAGGCAAAGCGACCGGGTCAATATTACCCAATCGCCGAGGACGGCCGGGGAGCCTATGTCTTCAATTCGAAGGACCTGTGCATGATCGCGCACATCCCGGAGATGATCGACGCCGGCGTCCGGTCCCTCAAAATCGAGGGACGGATGAAGGGAATCCATTACCTGGCATCAGTGGTCAAGGTTTACCGCGAAGCCATCGACGCCGCTCTTGACCGTTCCGAAGGCCGTCGTTACGTTGTCCGGCCCGACTGGCGGGAAACCCTGGCGGGCGTCACCCGCCGGGGTTACTGCACCGGCTTTTATTTGAGGGATCCCGATCAGATCGTTCCGGAATACAACCCGCCCGACAGCGAGATTCGGCAGGATTTCATGGGAAAAGTCCTGGAACGCCTCTCGGCCACCGATATTCTGCTGGATGTCCGCAACAAAATCACTGTCGGCGAGGCGGTAAGCGTCTTTTCCGCCAAAGGTCCCCCCCGGCCCGACGTGATCCGCCGCATCACGTCGGAAACCGGGGATCGGCTGTTCCACGCCCAACCCAACAACCGGGCGATCCTGTCCCTTCGCGGCGGCGCCAGCCCCCTTGACCTGATCCATCGGGCTCCGGCCGATCCTGCGCCGCTATCCGAAGAATGA
- a CDS encoding two-component system sensor histidine kinase NtrB, translating to MHTDTEKEYLIRAIDGFRRKIIVVSPEYVILAANAFTKKRFSKNIIGRLCHEILWNLDTPCEECPLGQITKTRSPTVIHKSSFLTQKKNYCHYFYPLPPSENMTDEIVDAIAMLDFDIPFVEGLEEKLQRSNAFLKNLILSSVDGVIAADRKGKIFIFNDAAVEITGYSMYDGLHKLMIQDIYAEKGCAYDIMKKLRSKDYGGKGKLKFHQVDIQHKNGMIVPIRLNAAVVYDGKEEVATIGFFHDLREEIKMKEKLEKTRLQLLQADKMASLGKLSAGVAHQLNNPLGSITLFTKLVLEEYALEESIREDLSRILKDAQRCRDTVKELLEFARQTRYQIKPHDINRALSRTLFLLDKQTLFHNIEICKHFAEGLPMVPGDIQQLNHVFMNLIINAAQAMGGNGKLSLKTEHLPARNQVLIEISDTGPGIPDEVLPHIFDPFYTTKDEGEGTGLGLSLAYSIIKEHHGLIEARNAPEGGAVFSIELPLDMPETTETDH from the coding sequence ATGCACACCGATACTGAAAAGGAGTACCTGATCCGGGCCATCGACGGCTTCAGGCGCAAGATCATCGTCGTCTCTCCGGAATACGTCATCCTTGCCGCCAACGCCTTCACGAAAAAACGATTCAGCAAGAACATCATCGGACGCCTCTGCCACGAGATTCTCTGGAACCTCGACACGCCCTGCGAGGAATGCCCCCTGGGACAGATCACCAAGACACGGTCACCCACGGTTATCCACAAATCAAGCTTTCTCACCCAGAAAAAGAACTACTGCCACTACTTCTACCCGCTTCCGCCGTCCGAGAACATGACGGACGAGATAGTAGACGCCATCGCCATGCTCGACTTCGACATCCCCTTTGTGGAGGGGCTCGAAGAAAAGCTGCAGCGCTCAAACGCCTTCCTCAAGAACCTGATTCTGAGTTCCGTGGACGGCGTGATCGCCGCCGACCGGAAGGGTAAGATCTTCATTTTCAACGACGCCGCCGTGGAAATCACCGGGTACAGCATGTACGATGGGCTCCACAAACTCATGATCCAGGACATTTACGCCGAGAAGGGTTGTGCCTACGACATCATGAAAAAACTGCGGAGCAAGGATTACGGCGGGAAAGGCAAGCTGAAATTCCATCAGGTGGACATACAGCACAAAAACGGCATGATCGTCCCTATCCGGCTGAACGCCGCCGTCGTCTATGACGGCAAGGAAGAGGTGGCGACCATCGGCTTCTTTCACGATCTTCGGGAAGAAATCAAAATGAAGGAAAAGCTGGAAAAAACGCGTCTGCAGCTCCTCCAGGCCGACAAGATGGCATCCCTGGGCAAGCTTTCCGCCGGCGTGGCCCACCAGCTCAACAACCCACTGGGAAGCATCACCCTCTTTACCAAGCTGGTGCTCGAGGAGTACGCGTTGGAAGAGAGCATCCGCGAGGACCTTTCCCGCATCCTGAAAGACGCCCAACGCTGCCGGGACACGGTGAAGGAGCTCCTTGAATTCGCCCGGCAGACCCGTTACCAGATCAAACCCCACGACATCAACAGAGCCCTCTCGAGGACGCTGTTTTTGCTCGACAAGCAAACCCTCTTCCACAACATCGAGATTTGCAAACACTTTGCCGAGGGTCTCCCCATGGTGCCCGGAGACATCCAGCAGCTGAACCACGTTTTCATGAATCTCATCATCAACGCGGCCCAGGCCATGGGCGGGAACGGAAAGCTGTCGCTGAAAACCGAACACCTCCCTGCCAGGAACCAGGTGCTGATCGAAATTTCCGACACCGGTCCCGGGATTCCCGACGAGGTTCTTCCCCACATCTTCGACCCGTTCTACACCACCAAGGACGAGGGGGAGGGCACCGGCCTCGGGCTGAGCCTGGCTTACAGCATCATCAAGGAACACCACGGCCTCATCGAGGCCAGGAATGCGCCGGAGGGCGGTGCCGTATTCAGCATCGAACTCCCCCTCGACATGCCCGAGACGACGGAAACCGACCACTGA
- a CDS encoding cobalt-precorrin 5A hydrolase encodes MNNIGIWAVTPNGVRLAQRLARFFPRSALYLSAALDLFPEALPAERFERLATAVTRHFTRHDGHLFIMSTGIVVRMIAPLLQHKSVDPAVVVLDELGIHAVSLLAGHIGGANALARRAAEAVDAVPVITTATDLNRLPAVDTLACELGLAIENPDAVKHVGMAFLKGRPVRLHDPYGLIRNHLPPETLVPDTRTDDGEDVFPSGNPIPEGPGIYVDDRVVDLPPQVLILRPRSLAVGMGCNRDTEMSEMHRLLTETLDRHRLSLLSVSTLASVDIKRDETGLIALGESLGIPLVFFDREALGRVRTIATPSAMVEKHIGVKSVCEAAAILAARNGALIVPKQITPNVTAAVARRSSMSSVSAPGVRTTSVDGPTTFSSGSRPSPDTPPTST; translated from the coding sequence ATGAATAACATCGGCATCTGGGCCGTGACGCCCAACGGCGTCCGGCTGGCCCAAAGGCTCGCGAGGTTTTTCCCCCGATCCGCGCTATACCTCTCCGCCGCTCTCGACCTGTTCCCGGAGGCTCTGCCTGCCGAACGGTTCGAACGCCTCGCAACGGCGGTTACCAGGCATTTTACCCGACACGACGGCCACCTTTTCATCATGTCCACGGGCATCGTCGTAAGGATGATCGCACCGCTTTTGCAGCACAAAAGCGTCGACCCCGCAGTGGTCGTCCTGGACGAGTTGGGCATCCACGCCGTCAGCCTTCTGGCCGGACACATCGGCGGCGCCAACGCCCTGGCCCGTCGGGCGGCAGAGGCGGTCGACGCCGTCCCCGTCATCACCACGGCCACGGACCTCAACCGCCTGCCGGCCGTAGACACCCTGGCCTGCGAACTGGGTCTCGCCATCGAAAACCCCGACGCCGTCAAACACGTCGGCATGGCCTTTCTGAAGGGACGTCCCGTTCGACTCCACGACCCTTACGGCCTTATCCGGAACCATCTGCCGCCGGAAACCCTGGTGCCGGACACCCGCACGGACGACGGCGAAGACGTCTTTCCGTCCGGAAATCCAATCCCCGAAGGTCCGGGCATCTATGTCGACGACAGAGTGGTTGACCTGCCCCCGCAAGTTCTGATATTGCGTCCCCGTTCCCTGGCCGTGGGCATGGGCTGCAATCGCGACACCGAGATGTCCGAGATGCACCGTCTTCTCACGGAGACCCTGGACCGCCACCGGCTTTCCCTTCTGAGTGTCTCCACCCTGGCCAGCGTGGACATCAAGCGAGACGAGACCGGCCTCATCGCACTGGGCGAATCCCTGGGGATTCCCCTTGTTTTTTTTGATCGAGAGGCCCTGGGGCGGGTCCGGACCATAGCGACGCCATCGGCAATGGTGGAAAAACACATAGGAGTCAAAAGCGTATGCGAAGCAGCAGCAATCCTGGCGGCAAGGAACGGTGCGCTGATCGTTCCCAAACAGATCACCCCAAACGTGACGGCGGCCGTGGCACGAAGGTCCTCTATGTCGTCGGTATCGGCCCCGGGGGTCCGGACTACCTCTGTCGACGGGCCCACGACGTTCTCGAGCGGGTCGAGGCCGTCGCCGGATACACCACCTACATCGACCTGA
- a CDS encoding response regulator transcription factor, with protein sequence MSQKVVLVVDDEPDVISIVGGRLKKAGFAVEAAYNGNEALEKVRAKRPDCIVLDVMMPEKDGYEVCAELKKDPNLSDIPIVMLTAVADHVTSTRYSHFDGISMEADDYIPKGPDSTEQIVQSVKDLLA encoded by the coding sequence ATGAGCCAGAAAGTCGTATTGGTCGTGGATGATGAGCCTGATGTGATCTCCATCGTCGGGGGAAGATTGAAAAAGGCCGGTTTCGCCGTCGAGGCGGCCTACAACGGGAACGAGGCACTCGAGAAGGTCAGGGCGAAGCGTCCCGACTGTATCGTCCTGGACGTCATGATGCCTGAAAAGGACGGGTATGAGGTCTGTGCGGAGTTGAAGAAGGATCCGAATCTCTCGGATATCCCCATTGTGATGCTCACCGCAGTGGCCGATCATGTCACCTCCACCCGCTACTCCCATTTCGACGGCATCAGCATGGAGGCCGACGATTATATCCCCAAGGGCCCGGATTCCACCGAGCAGATTGTCCAGAGCGTCAAGGATCTCCTGGCCTGA
- a CDS encoding sensor histidine kinase, which yields MDEINVLVIDDEDGIRLACQRILNRMGFKTFSANRGLAGLEIIRKEMISIVLLDLKMPGMDGLEVLQHIRAEDPSILVIIITGFATIETAIEAMKQGAYDFIPKPFEPEHLRMVVERAREKLILTMETEMLEAQRRKTLMDLGMQKSRIRTILESLPNGLVVTNTRGQVVLMNPAFIHLMGLDPCRTTGERIEAYVADPGFCNLVMDISQGKYTVADDPPSYELALPDNIYLMAKGRPITGDDGECMGAVITLVNITTMKVLDQLKSEFVAKVTHELRSPLSTIHEQLALVLGDMMGDDSNADKEQEQYLLFRAKEKTQGLISLIGDLLDLSRIESGAVTREPVPVKLDDLLKSIVDFLNARAGAKRQTLTAVLPERPLPQITADPMALESIFGNLITNAINYTPEGGHIEVRASKPDGRIQVEVSDTGFGIDEKYLDKIFERFYRVKNEKTRFITGTGLGLPIVKSLVDAMNGTISVQSSVDRGTTFTVILPLEKTEEAVCPPPSETINSVTT from the coding sequence ATGGATGAAATCAATGTACTGGTGATCGACGACGAAGACGGTATTCGACTGGCCTGTCAGCGGATCCTCAACCGGATGGGGTTCAAAACTTTTTCGGCCAACCGGGGGCTCGCGGGGCTGGAGATCATCAGAAAAGAGATGATCTCCATTGTCCTTCTGGACCTCAAGATGCCGGGAATGGACGGTCTGGAGGTCCTCCAGCATATCCGGGCGGAAGACCCATCGATTCTGGTCATCATCATCACGGGATTCGCCACCATCGAGACGGCCATCGAGGCCATGAAACAAGGGGCCTACGATTTCATCCCCAAGCCTTTCGAGCCTGAACACCTCCGCATGGTCGTCGAACGCGCCCGGGAAAAGCTTATCCTGACCATGGAAACGGAGATGCTGGAAGCCCAGCGGAGAAAGACTCTCATGGATCTGGGTATGCAAAAAAGCCGGATCCGCACCATCCTGGAATCCCTTCCCAATGGGTTGGTGGTGACCAACACGCGGGGTCAGGTCGTACTGATGAACCCCGCCTTCATCCATCTCATGGGTCTTGATCCCTGCCGGACGACCGGAGAACGGATCGAGGCTTACGTCGCCGATCCGGGATTCTGCAATCTGGTGATGGACATCTCCCAGGGAAAATACACCGTTGCCGACGACCCCCCAAGCTATGAGCTGGCCCTGCCCGACAACATCTACCTCATGGCCAAAGGCCGCCCGATTACGGGGGATGACGGCGAATGCATGGGGGCGGTGATTACCCTGGTCAACATCACCACCATGAAGGTTCTGGACCAACTTAAAAGCGAATTCGTGGCGAAGGTCACCCACGAGCTGCGTTCGCCCCTCTCCACCATCCACGAACAACTGGCGCTGGTGCTGGGCGACATGATGGGGGACGATTCGAACGCCGACAAGGAGCAGGAACAGTATCTCCTCTTCCGGGCCAAGGAAAAGACCCAGGGACTGATCTCCCTCATCGGAGACCTCCTGGATCTTTCCCGCATCGAATCCGGGGCCGTCACCCGCGAACCCGTCCCGGTCAAGCTGGACGACCTGCTGAAAAGCATCGTGGATTTCCTGAACGCCCGGGCCGGCGCGAAACGTCAGACCCTCACCGCCGTTCTGCCTGAGCGGCCGCTGCCACAAATCACCGCCGACCCCATGGCCCTGGAAAGCATCTTCGGCAACCTGATCACCAATGCCATCAACTACACCCCGGAGGGCGGTCACATCGAGGTGAGGGCGAGCAAGCCGGACGGCCGAATCCAGGTCGAGGTCTCGGATACGGGATTCGGTATCGATGAAAAATACCTGGACAAGATCTTCGAACGCTTCTACCGGGTCAAGAACGAAAAGACCCGTTTCATCACCGGCACCGGTCTGGGCCTGCCCATCGTCAAAAGCCTGGTGGATGCCATGAACGGCACCATCTCCGTCCAAAGCAGCGTGGACAGGGGCACGACTTTTACCGTGATCCTGCCCCTGGAGAAGACCGAAGAAGCGGTGTGCCCCCCTCCGAGTGAAACGATAAACAGCGTCACGACATGA
- a CDS encoding sigma-54-dependent transcriptional regulator: MDDSIIVIDDDPDYLDILRRRLSTAGFHDITIEADALKAAQRFAEGERFHLALIDVNMPEMNGMALLDRIKNTSPDTECIMVTAVNEVHVAVACIRKGAYDYLVKPVSRENLTLSVNRALERKHLLDLLDIDKKKTLPKLTDTSPFRGIVTRSRNVLKVLKEAELHAHSDVPILITGESGTGKELLAKAVHRASSRASRPMTTVNMAAVTESLFDAEFFGHAKGAFTGADKARIGYLEYADGGTLFLDEIGILPVSLQGKLLRVLQDGEYMKIGTNQPRRADVRIIAATNEDMDQLIEQRRFRQDLYYRLRGGWLHLPPLRERRADIPPLINLFLDEFCGEKDRCRVDVQAMALLMHHDYPGNIRELRAIIQSAVNLAQSGPIVPGCLPEAVRNAGRAQEAEAPREQGPILTLAQVEKAHILKVYRRLDRNKSLTARRLDIGLNTLRRKLSSYGEK; the protein is encoded by the coding sequence ATGGACGACAGCATCATCGTCATCGACGACGATCCGGACTATCTCGATATCCTGCGACGGCGGCTTTCGACGGCGGGATTCCACGACATCACCATCGAGGCCGATGCCCTGAAGGCCGCCCAAAGATTCGCCGAAGGCGAGCGGTTCCACCTCGCTCTCATCGATGTCAACATGCCCGAGATGAACGGAATGGCACTTCTCGACCGGATCAAGAACACCAGCCCCGACACCGAATGCATCATGGTGACGGCGGTCAACGAAGTCCACGTAGCCGTCGCCTGCATCCGAAAGGGCGCCTACGACTATCTCGTCAAACCCGTCTCCAGGGAAAACCTCACACTCTCCGTCAACCGGGCCCTCGAGCGGAAGCACCTCCTGGATCTGCTCGACATCGACAAAAAGAAAACCCTGCCCAAACTGACCGACACATCGCCGTTTCGGGGGATCGTCACCCGATCCCGAAACGTGCTCAAGGTGCTCAAGGAAGCGGAGCTTCATGCCCACAGCGACGTACCCATTCTGATCACCGGCGAAAGCGGCACCGGCAAGGAACTCCTGGCCAAGGCCGTTCACCGGGCCAGCTCCCGGGCGAGTCGCCCCATGACGACGGTCAATATGGCGGCCGTCACCGAGAGCCTCTTCGATGCCGAGTTCTTCGGCCACGCCAAGGGCGCCTTCACCGGTGCGGACAAAGCCCGCATCGGCTATCTCGAGTACGCCGACGGCGGCACCCTCTTCCTGGACGAAATCGGGATTTTACCCGTCTCCCTCCAGGGAAAGCTCCTTCGGGTCCTTCAGGATGGGGAATACATGAAAATCGGTACCAACCAGCCCCGACGCGCCGACGTCCGGATCATCGCCGCCACCAATGAGGATATGGACCAGCTCATCGAGCAGCGGCGGTTCCGACAGGATCTCTACTACCGGCTTCGGGGGGGGTGGCTTCACCTCCCCCCGCTGCGGGAACGGCGGGCCGACATTCCGCCCCTCATCAACCTTTTCCTCGACGAATTCTGCGGGGAGAAAGACCGATGCCGGGTGGACGTACAAGCCATGGCGCTGCTGATGCACCACGACTATCCCGGTAACATCCGGGAGCTCCGCGCTATCATCCAGTCCGCGGTCAACCTGGCCCAGAGCGGGCCGATTGTGCCCGGATGCCTTCCCGAGGCCGTCCGGAACGCCGGACGCGCTCAGGAGGCCGAAGCCCCTCGGGAGCAGGGTCCGATTCTCACCCTTGCCCAGGTGGAAAAAGCGCATATATTAAAGGTCTATCGGCGTCTCGATCGAAACAAGAGCCTGACGGCCCGACGCCTGGACATCGGCCTCAACACCCTTCGGCGAAAACTGTCGTCCTACGGCGAGAAGTAA
- the cobJ gene encoding precorrin-3B C(17)-methyltransferase — translation MGPGGPDYLCRRAHDVLERVEAVAGYTTYIDLIRPLIAGKRIIQTAMKREVERVEAAISAALSGESCAIVSSGDAGIYAMAGLVYEMCREKGLAIRAPRTDPAVDADENALLIEVIPGIPALAAGAALLGAPLTHDFAAVSLSDLLTPWELIERRLDAAAGADFVIALYNPKSKRRSDHLEAAQKIILRHRAPETPVGVVTGAMRDNQRVTITTLGDLHRAEVDMQTTVFVGNSSTFAYLGHMITPRGYARKYDLDSERRRHV, via the coding sequence ATCGGCCCCGGGGGTCCGGACTACCTCTGTCGACGGGCCCACGACGTTCTCGAGCGGGTCGAGGCCGTCGCCGGATACACCACCTACATCGACCTGATCCGGCCGCTCATCGCCGGCAAACGGATTATTCAGACCGCCATGAAACGCGAAGTGGAGCGGGTCGAGGCCGCCATCTCGGCCGCTCTGTCGGGCGAGTCCTGCGCCATTGTTTCCAGCGGCGACGCCGGCATTTATGCCATGGCAGGCCTTGTCTACGAAATGTGCCGGGAAAAGGGACTCGCGATCCGGGCCCCCCGGACGGACCCCGCCGTCGATGCGGACGAGAATGCCCTCCTCATCGAGGTCATCCCCGGCATCCCGGCCCTGGCCGCGGGAGCCGCCCTCCTGGGCGCACCCCTCACCCACGACTTCGCCGCCGTCAGCCTGAGCGACCTCCTTACGCCGTGGGAGCTTATCGAACGGCGTCTCGACGCCGCCGCCGGCGCCGACTTCGTCATCGCCCTATACAACCCCAAGAGCAAGCGTCGAAGCGACCACCTGGAGGCCGCCCAGAAGATCATTCTGCGGCACCGCGCCCCCGAAACGCCGGTGGGCGTCGTCACCGGCGCCATGCGGGACAACCAGCGGGTGACGATCACCACCCTGGGCGACCTCCATCGGGCCGAAGTGGACATGCAGACCACCGTTTTTGTGGGCAACAGCAGCACCTTCGCATATCTCGGACACATGATCACCCCCCGGGGATATGCCAGGAAATACGATCTCGATTCGGAGCGACGCCGTCATGTCTGA